The Paenibacillus yonginensis genome segment AACGACACCCTTTCCGCGCTTGTAGCCAACCTGCTCAAAGCGGATCATCTGCTCATCCTGACGGACATGGACGGCCTCTATACCCAGGATCCCCGCATCGACCCGGGTGCGGTCCGCCTCAGCCGCGTTGAAGAAATTACGGAAGAAATGCTTCAGGGCGCCGGAGGAGCAGGCAGCAAAGTCGGCACCGGCGGCATGCGCTCCAAACTGGAGGCCGCACGTATCGCTACCCGCGGCGGGATTCCCGTGTTTGTAGGGCGTATCCGGGATGCGGGCGAGCTGCTGACGGCAGTTCGCGGCGATGGCCACGGGACTTATTTCAGCACCTCTTCGTCCAACCTGCCCCGCAAGAAGCAGTGGCTCGGCTTCCTGTCCACGCCTCTTGGCCGGCTGTACGTTGATGAAGGTGCAGCCGAGGCCCTTGTCCATGGAGGCAGAAGCCTGCTGCCGGTAGGCGTCAAGCGGGTCGACGGCGCTTTTCATGCCGGAGACGTGGTGGAGGTTTACGGCCCGGACGATTCGACGCTTGGCCGCGGTATTGTTAACTATGACGCGGAAGAGCTCGATACGATCAAAGGGCTGAGCAGCGCCGATGTGGTGAAACAGATTGATGTCGTCCACCGGCTTGAGGTTATCCACCGGGACGAATGGATTTCTTTGAAATATTCAAATTCGAGGTTTTAACATTTGGCGGCGGCCAAACGCGGATTGGAGGTTACCCGAAATGAGCGAAGTGAAACAGAAAGCAGCGCTGGCAGCGGCACGCGCTCCCCAGCTGGCCTGGTTGACCAGCGAGCAGAAGAATCATGCTTTATTTGCAGCTGCCGATGCTTTAATCAACGGAACCGAGGAAATACTGAAGGCCAACCGTGAAGATCTGGAA includes the following:
- the proB gene encoding glutamate 5-kinase, with the protein product MLHRIVVKIGSSSLTSPEGGLNKEATRFFAAELASLVAAGYQPVLVTSGAVAAGFREIGYEQRPKLLHEKQAAAAVGQALLMQAYREAFARHKVRSAQVLLTRADFNSRKRMGNASMALEELLKQQVIPVINENDTVSVDELKFGDNDTLSALVANLLKADHLLILTDMDGLYTQDPRIDPGAVRLSRVEEITEEMLQGAGGAGSKVGTGGMRSKLEAARIATRGGIPVFVGRIRDAGELLTAVRGDGHGTYFSTSSSNLPRKKQWLGFLSTPLGRLYVDEGAAEALVHGGRSLLPVGVKRVDGAFHAGDVVEVYGPDDSTLGRGIVNYDAEELDTIKGLSSADVVKQIDVVHRLEVIHRDEWISLKYSNSRF